From the genome of Phytohabitans rumicis, one region includes:
- a CDS encoding class I SAM-dependent methyltransferase, producing the protein MTSTFDPRQYKITTRAQWEDAAEAWHRWGQVIEDWLGQATRQMLDAAGLTAGSRVLDVAAGAGGQSLAAARRVGPTGSVLATDISPAILEYAAKAATDAGLANLTTRELDGEHLDVDDGGFDAVISRVGLIYFPDQQAALAGMRAALRPGGRLSAVVYSTADRNGFFAIPVGIIRRRAQLPPPAPGQPGPFSLGTPGVAEQILATAGFRDIAVEAVASPLRMGSAADCVRFERESFGALHQMLSSLTEPDRQAAWAEIAQALAQFEGPDGFVGPCEMLVISATR; encoded by the coding sequence GTGACCAGCACATTCGATCCGCGACAGTACAAGATCACAACCCGGGCGCAGTGGGAGGACGCCGCCGAGGCGTGGCACCGGTGGGGCCAGGTCATCGAGGACTGGCTCGGCCAAGCCACGCGGCAGATGCTCGACGCGGCCGGGCTCACCGCCGGAAGCCGGGTCCTCGACGTGGCCGCCGGCGCCGGCGGGCAGAGCCTGGCGGCCGCGCGGCGGGTTGGCCCCACCGGCAGCGTGCTGGCCACCGACATTTCCCCGGCCATCCTCGAGTACGCGGCAAAGGCCGCCACCGACGCCGGCCTGGCCAACCTCACCACCCGCGAACTCGACGGCGAACACCTCGACGTGGACGATGGTGGCTTCGACGCGGTCATCTCCCGGGTCGGGCTGATCTACTTTCCGGACCAGCAGGCCGCCCTGGCGGGCATGCGCGCCGCGCTACGCCCCGGCGGGCGGCTGTCCGCGGTGGTCTACTCCACCGCGGACCGCAATGGGTTCTTCGCCATCCCGGTCGGGATCATCCGCCGCCGCGCCCAACTGCCACCGCCGGCGCCCGGCCAGCCGGGCCCGTTCAGCCTCGGCACCCCCGGCGTCGCCGAACAGATCCTGGCCACCGCCGGCTTCCGGGACATCGCGGTCGAGGCCGTCGCGTCGCCGCTGCGGATGGGCAGCGCGGCCGACTGCGTACGGTTCGAGCGGGAGTCGTTCGGGGCGCTGCACCAGATGCTGTCCAGCCTGACCGAACCCGACCGGCAGGCCGCCTGGGCCGAGATCGCCCAGGCCCTCGCCCAGTTCGAGGGGCCGGACGGGTTCGTCGGTCCGTGCGAGATGCTCGTCATCTCCGCCACCCGGTGA
- a CDS encoding glycosyl hydrolase 53 family protein → MTDKETDVPIRLRRRAVLLGAATGAGALALGANAVLAPPAHAAAFVKGADISWLPQMEANGYYWNNSAGQRQDLFTILKGYGITAISLRTWVNPSSDRANGHCSIEETAQLAVRCKNAGLQVLLGFHFGDTWNSVGVQNPPAAWAGMTYSQMLDAMYDYVYHSCNVIKYYGVTPAWVKIGNETNSGICKPTGSISRPAQMTGLLNAAYDMSKHVFPSTPVLVHLAQPQNLASVQNFLNAYRDNGGRWDITGLSSYGQGGNVAPIVANMQTIQTGYGKPIMQVEYGGPVGKPTQVRDSLRGFITGIRGFGGLGTFFWEPEGYPSFNNYNSSAWDEASRRPTVAMDGFFA, encoded by the coding sequence ATGACCGACAAGGAAACCGACGTACCCATCCGCCTGCGGCGGCGCGCCGTGCTGCTCGGTGCGGCCACCGGCGCCGGAGCCCTCGCTCTGGGGGCCAACGCCGTGCTGGCACCACCGGCGCACGCCGCGGCCTTCGTCAAAGGCGCCGACATCAGTTGGCTGCCACAGATGGAGGCGAACGGCTACTACTGGAACAACAGCGCCGGGCAGCGGCAGGACCTGTTCACCATCCTCAAGGGATACGGCATCACCGCGATCAGCCTGCGCACCTGGGTCAACCCGTCCAGCGACCGGGCCAACGGGCACTGCAGCATCGAGGAGACCGCACAGCTGGCCGTGCGGTGCAAGAACGCCGGCCTGCAGGTCCTGCTCGGATTCCACTTTGGAGACACGTGGAACTCGGTCGGTGTGCAGAACCCGCCGGCCGCCTGGGCGGGCATGACGTACAGCCAGATGCTCGACGCCATGTACGACTACGTCTACCACTCCTGCAACGTCATCAAGTACTACGGCGTGACCCCGGCCTGGGTGAAGATCGGCAACGAGACAAACTCCGGCATCTGCAAGCCGACCGGCAGCATCAGCCGGCCGGCCCAGATGACCGGATTGCTGAACGCCGCTTACGACATGTCCAAGCACGTCTTCCCGAGCACCCCGGTGCTGGTACACCTGGCCCAGCCGCAAAACCTGGCAAGCGTCCAGAACTTCCTCAACGCCTACCGCGACAACGGCGGCAGGTGGGACATCACCGGCCTGTCCTCGTACGGGCAGGGCGGCAACGTGGCGCCCATCGTCGCCAACATGCAGACCATCCAGACCGGCTACGGCAAGCCGATCATGCAGGTCGAGTACGGCGGACCGGTGGGCAAGCCCACCCAGGTGCGCGACTCGCTGCGCGGGTTCATCACGGGCATCAGGGGCTTCGGCGGCCTGGGCACCTTCTTCTGGGAGCCCGAGGGCTACCCGTCGTTCAACAACTACAACAGCTCCGCCTGGGACGAGGCCAGCCGCCGACCGACCGTCGCCATGGACGGATTCTTCGCATGA
- a CDS encoding right-handed parallel beta-helix repeat-containing protein, with product MGPSGREAGLQLLRHDGQLPDQGLRRHRKLHPPQGSGSHRGTAKQQPERRVLGVWISGSNNTFEQLNVHHIMGTGLFINGGGGNLVLNSDSHDNYDANSSDGPGENADGFGSHYTPAGSPANVFRGCRAWWNADDGFDLISTYSPVTIENSWAWRNGYMPGTTTASGNGNGYKVGGFGGDYDAGAVKHTVRFSVAFLNRAAGFYTNHHPVANDYFNNTSYANNPDFNMLGIDSSGAAVGRGNLRNNLAYTGTLTSNMTGTSAAYNSWNLGLTLSDAQFQSVSTSGWDAARQADGSLPVLPHLRLAASSTLIDKGTNVGLPYSGAAPDLGAFEQSGSTPPSTQRYEAETAPAVCQGTIDSNHTGFSGSGFCNGNAAVGAYAQFTVNASTAGTATLGIRFANGTGGARPANLIVNGATVATVSYEATGAWTTWSTKSQTVSLHAGSNIIRLDPTTAGGLPNLDYLDA from the coding sequence CTGGGCCCATCCGGGAGAGAAGCCGGTCTTCAACTTCTCCGGCATGACGGACAGCTGCCGGATCAAGGGCTTCGACGTCACCGGAAGCTACATCCACCTCAAGGGTCTGGAAGTCACCGGGGTACGGCAAAACAACAACCTGAACGCCGAGTCCTGGGGGTCTGGATTTCGGGAAGCAACAACACCTTCGAGCAGCTCAACGTCCACCACATCATGGGGACCGGCCTGTTCATCAACGGTGGCGGCGGCAACCTCGTGCTCAACTCGGACTCGCACGACAACTACGACGCGAACAGCTCGGACGGGCCCGGGGAAAACGCCGACGGCTTCGGATCGCACTACACACCGGCCGGAAGTCCCGCGAACGTGTTCCGGGGTTGCCGGGCGTGGTGGAACGCCGATGACGGGTTCGACCTCATCTCCACGTACTCGCCGGTGACCATCGAGAACTCGTGGGCGTGGCGCAACGGGTACATGCCGGGGACGACGACGGCCTCCGGCAACGGAAACGGCTACAAGGTGGGTGGCTTCGGCGGTGACTACGACGCCGGCGCGGTGAAGCACACGGTCCGCTTCTCGGTGGCGTTCCTCAACCGGGCGGCGGGTTTCTACACCAACCACCACCCGGTGGCCAACGACTACTTCAACAACACCAGCTACGCGAACAACCCCGACTTCAACATGCTGGGGATCGACTCAAGCGGCGCCGCCGTCGGCCGCGGCAACCTGCGCAACAACCTCGCCTACACCGGCACGCTGACGTCCAACATGACCGGCACCAGCGCCGCCTACAACTCCTGGAACCTGGGCCTCACCCTGTCGGACGCCCAGTTCCAAAGCGTGTCGACGTCCGGCTGGGACGCGGCCCGCCAGGCCGACGGCAGCCTGCCCGTCCTGCCCCACCTCCGCCTCGCGGCGAGCAGCACCCTGATCGACAAGGGCACCAACGTCGGCCTGCCGTACAGCGGGGCGGCACCGGACCTCGGCGCCTTCGAGCAGTCCGGCAGCACGCCGCCGTCGACCCAGCGGTACGAGGCGGAGACCGCGCCGGCGGTGTGCCAGGGCACGATCGACTCCAACCACACGGGCTTTTCCGGCAGCGGGTTCTGCAACGGCAACGCCGCGGTGGGAGCCTACGCACAGTTCACCGTGAACGCGTCCACCGCTGGTACGGCGACGCTGGGCATCCGGTTCGCCAACGGCACCGGCGGCGCGCGGCCGGCGAACCTGATCGTCAACGGTGCCACGGTCGCGACCGTCTCGTACGAGGCCACCGGCGCGTGGACGACGTGGTCCACCAAGTCCCAGACCGTCTCGCTCCACGCCGGCAGCAACATCATCCGCCTGGATCCCACCACGGCAGGCGGACTCCCCAACCTCGACTACCTCGACGCATGA
- a CDS encoding carbohydrate ABC transporter permease: protein MTRRTDRAGGTYLLLMTLAVLFAGPFVWLVLGALKKQSEWVAIPIHFLPEAPQWSNFTEAFTRINFLAYTGNSLFLSATYAVLVTFSSAAVGFGFARLKGPGKRPLFVVLLSTMMLPSILTLIPTYVLYARLGLVNTYWPWVLWGLAASPYLVFLFRQFFAAIPKDLEDAAIIDGCGYGRIFVRIFLPLSRPVLLTSFLLSFTWIWGDYLAPALLLDIDHTTLSVAITQAYRDPHGNYIPTVQAAAAALYVVPVMLIFFFTQRYFVRSVVMSGVKG from the coding sequence GTGACCAGAAGGACTGACCGCGCTGGCGGCACCTACCTGCTTCTCATGACGCTGGCCGTGCTGTTCGCCGGACCCTTCGTCTGGCTGGTGCTGGGCGCGTTGAAGAAGCAGTCCGAGTGGGTCGCGATCCCGATCCACTTCCTGCCGGAGGCTCCACAGTGGAGCAACTTCACCGAGGCGTTCACCCGGATCAACTTTCTGGCCTACACCGGAAACTCGCTGTTCTTGTCCGCCACGTACGCCGTCCTGGTCACGTTCTCCAGCGCCGCGGTCGGGTTCGGCTTCGCCCGGTTGAAGGGCCCCGGCAAGCGCCCCCTGTTCGTGGTGCTGCTCTCCACGATGATGCTGCCCAGCATCCTCACGCTGATCCCGACGTACGTGCTGTACGCGCGGCTGGGCCTGGTCAACACGTACTGGCCCTGGGTGCTGTGGGGGCTGGCCGCCTCGCCGTACCTGGTGTTCCTGTTCCGGCAGTTCTTCGCGGCCATCCCCAAGGACCTGGAGGACGCCGCGATCATCGACGGCTGCGGATACGGGCGCATCTTCGTGCGCATCTTCCTGCCGCTGTCCCGGCCGGTGCTGCTCACCTCGTTCCTGCTCTCGTTCACCTGGATCTGGGGCGACTACCTCGCCCCGGCCCTGCTGCTGGACATCGACCACACCACGCTGTCGGTGGCGATCACCCAGGCATACCGGGACCCGCACGGCAACTACATCCCCACCGTGCAGGCCGCCGCCGCCGCGCTCTACGTCGTACCCGTGATGTTGATCTTCTTCTTCACCCAGCGCTACTTCGTGCGCAGCGTCGTGATGTCGGGGGTCAAGGGATGA
- a CDS encoding LacI family DNA-binding transcriptional regulator has translation MSAAESPHPSSGARPRRPRPPTMNDVAAMAGVSRGTVSRALNGGHNVSPAAQEAIRKAISKTGYVVNQHARSLATQRAHSVAFILSESPDAFFEDPNYSVLLRGCAQALAIHDMTLLLTIAGTAEDSKRISRYVTAGHVDGALLVSTHAGSPLFDELNARGVPVVACGKPLGHERDVSYVAIDDRDGARRMVRHLRSRGRQRIATITGPLDLPGGVDRLAGYHDVLGQTDPRLIATGDYTQASGEAAMQRLLYEVPDLDAVFVASDLMAAGALTALRRAGRRVPDDVAVGGFDDSKVATATTPKLTTIRQPWARQSAEMARLLLALIDGEQPAAVVLPAELVARDST, from the coding sequence ATGAGCGCCGCGGAGTCGCCGCACCCGTCCTCCGGGGCCCGACCGCGGCGGCCGCGGCCGCCGACCATGAATGATGTGGCGGCGATGGCCGGGGTTTCTCGTGGCACGGTGTCCCGAGCGTTGAACGGCGGGCACAACGTCAGTCCGGCCGCGCAGGAGGCGATCCGCAAGGCGATCAGCAAGACCGGGTACGTGGTCAACCAGCACGCTCGTAGCCTGGCCACCCAGCGCGCGCACTCCGTGGCGTTCATCCTGTCCGAGTCGCCGGACGCCTTTTTCGAGGATCCCAACTACAGCGTGCTGCTGCGTGGCTGTGCGCAGGCGCTGGCGATCCATGACATGACCCTGTTGCTGACCATCGCGGGCACCGCCGAGGACAGCAAGCGGATCAGTCGCTATGTCACGGCAGGTCACGTGGATGGAGCGTTGCTGGTCTCCACGCACGCCGGCAGCCCGTTGTTCGACGAACTGAACGCGCGGGGCGTGCCGGTGGTGGCTTGCGGCAAGCCGCTGGGCCACGAGCGGGACGTCAGCTACGTGGCGATCGATGACCGGGACGGCGCCCGGAGGATGGTCCGACACCTGCGCTCGCGCGGGCGGCAGCGGATCGCCACCATCACCGGTCCGCTGGACCTGCCCGGCGGCGTGGACCGGCTGGCCGGCTACCACGACGTACTCGGCCAGACCGATCCCCGGCTGATCGCCACCGGCGACTACACGCAGGCGTCCGGCGAGGCGGCGATGCAACGACTGCTGTACGAGGTGCCAGACCTGGACGCGGTGTTCGTGGCCTCGGATCTGATGGCCGCCGGAGCGCTGACAGCGCTGAGACGCGCCGGCCGCCGGGTTCCGGACGACGTGGCCGTGGGAGGTTTCGACGATTCCAAGGTCGCGACGGCCACCACACCGAAGCTGACCACGATCCGCCAACCCTGGGCGCGGCAGAGCGCCGAGATGGCAAGGCTGCTGCTTGCCCTGATCGACGGCGAGCAACCGGCCGCCGTCGTCCTGCCCGCTGAGCTCGTCGCGCGCGACTCGACCTGA
- a CDS encoding ABC transporter substrate-binding protein gives MPDGPTPGLFSRRRFLAGSALVAGGAVTAPLLSACDAGTSGSGDSGGGTTTLTVMYASNELTKEHIADFESKNPGIKITLIENDDTRLNAMLAAGNPPDFVRGAAVGSANNNARGLAASLDPYLDKSSVLKKDDLLPVNDSWRWDGKQIGAGPYYGITKDWSQDATLWYNRALFAQAKVEPLSTTEPVTYDQLLEIARKLTVEKDGKTVVYGLGIEWQWGLYGPLCSMILSQGGSLYNDDLTQTDLTTPQAKRALRWLVDLAQSGAAPSSLSPLADGADLSTFMAKRMAISQDGYWYGGNFVEAAADLKANIRMAPAPVMGDKRVSPCYAGQGAWIPAKSKNKDAAWKLMEYFMAGSPAQERAKSGWGMPALKSLLPLMPQELPYQQEAFQTAQAELAHNVPLPDSPYVTIGNWITSLNQYVDQAARKKITLDVAAQKITDDVNKLLKQGKDRIG, from the coding sequence ATGCCCGACGGACCTACGCCGGGGCTGTTCAGCCGCCGTCGCTTCCTGGCCGGATCGGCGCTGGTGGCGGGCGGCGCGGTGACCGCGCCGTTGCTCAGCGCCTGTGACGCCGGCACCTCTGGCTCCGGCGACAGCGGCGGCGGCACGACCACCCTCACCGTCATGTACGCGAGCAACGAGCTCACCAAGGAACACATAGCCGACTTCGAGAGCAAAAACCCCGGCATCAAGATCACTCTTATCGAGAACGACGACACCCGGCTCAACGCGATGCTGGCCGCGGGCAACCCGCCGGACTTCGTTCGCGGCGCGGCGGTCGGCAGCGCCAACAACAACGCCCGGGGTCTGGCCGCCAGCCTCGACCCGTATTTGGACAAGAGCTCGGTGCTGAAGAAGGACGACCTGCTGCCGGTCAACGACAGCTGGCGGTGGGACGGTAAGCAGATCGGCGCCGGTCCGTACTACGGGATCACCAAGGACTGGAGCCAGGACGCCACCCTCTGGTACAACCGAGCGCTGTTCGCGCAGGCGAAGGTCGAGCCTCTGAGCACCACCGAGCCGGTGACCTACGACCAACTGCTGGAGATCGCCCGCAAGCTGACCGTGGAGAAGGACGGCAAGACCGTCGTGTACGGCTTGGGCATCGAGTGGCAATGGGGCCTGTACGGGCCGCTGTGCTCGATGATCCTGTCCCAGGGCGGCAGCCTCTACAACGACGACCTCACCCAGACCGATCTGACCACCCCACAAGCGAAGCGGGCCCTGCGATGGCTCGTCGACCTGGCCCAGTCCGGCGCGGCGCCGTCCTCCCTCAGCCCGCTGGCCGACGGGGCGGACCTGTCCACGTTCATGGCCAAGCGGATGGCCATCAGCCAGGACGGCTACTGGTACGGCGGCAACTTCGTCGAGGCCGCCGCCGACCTGAAGGCCAACATCCGGATGGCGCCCGCCCCGGTGATGGGTGACAAGCGGGTCAGCCCGTGCTACGCCGGCCAAGGTGCGTGGATCCCGGCCAAGTCGAAGAACAAGGACGCCGCCTGGAAGCTCATGGAGTACTTCATGGCCGGGTCGCCGGCGCAGGAGCGGGCCAAGAGCGGGTGGGGCATGCCGGCCCTCAAATCGCTGCTGCCGCTGATGCCGCAGGAGCTGCCGTACCAGCAGGAGGCGTTCCAGACGGCCCAGGCCGAGCTGGCCCACAACGTGCCGCTGCCCGACTCGCCGTACGTCACCATCGGCAACTGGATCACCAGCCTGAACCAGTACGTCGACCAGGCGGCGCGCAAGAAGATCACCCTGGACGTCGCGGCTCAGAAGATCACCGACGACGTCAACAAGCTGCTCAAGCAGGGCAAGGACCGGATCGGATAG
- a CDS encoding LacI family DNA-binding transcriptional regulator: MPAPRVTIAQVAAEAGVSAMTVSNVINSRPGASESTRQRVLEVAERLGYTPPSTRNGKRGRTGLVGVLTLDLTGEYSLEIVRGIAEEIADDERELLLNASVDAIRERDRIAFLANGLVDGLLLIAPVLEPETMQEVQAGELPVVVIDPRRLDMDLPRVMVDNYEGVRAGTQHLLELGHRRIAYIRGEEDHESTERRFRGYADALLLAGLQPEPALVASSNFNRQGGVHAATQLLTTQRPTAIVAGADLIALGAFDAAQELGLSIPDDLSIVGFDDLPQAAHSVPPLTTVRQPLRDMGRAGARALLSLIANQPLPTDDIRLPTKLILRDTTTAPVDIR; this comes from the coding sequence ATGCCTGCCCCGAGAGTCACCATCGCTCAGGTCGCCGCAGAAGCCGGCGTGTCGGCCATGACGGTGTCGAACGTCATCAACTCGCGCCCGGGCGCGTCCGAGTCGACCCGACAGCGCGTCCTGGAGGTCGCGGAACGGCTCGGGTACACCCCGCCCAGCACCCGCAACGGCAAGCGGGGACGCACCGGCCTGGTCGGCGTCCTCACCCTGGACCTCACCGGGGAATACAGCCTCGAGATCGTACGAGGGATCGCCGAGGAGATCGCCGACGACGAACGCGAGCTGCTGCTGAACGCCTCCGTCGACGCCATCCGCGAGCGTGACCGCATCGCGTTCCTGGCTAACGGTCTGGTCGACGGTCTGCTGCTGATCGCCCCCGTGCTGGAACCGGAGACGATGCAGGAGGTCCAGGCGGGCGAGCTTCCGGTCGTCGTCATCGATCCTCGGCGGCTCGACATGGACCTGCCGCGCGTGATGGTCGACAACTACGAGGGTGTGCGGGCCGGCACCCAGCACCTGCTGGAGCTAGGCCATCGGCGGATCGCCTACATCCGCGGGGAGGAAGACCACGAGAGCACCGAGCGGCGCTTCCGCGGCTATGCCGACGCCCTGCTCCTGGCCGGCCTCCAGCCGGAGCCCGCACTGGTGGCCTCGTCGAACTTCAACCGCCAAGGCGGCGTACACGCGGCCACGCAGTTGCTGACCACGCAGCGTCCGACCGCGATCGTCGCCGGCGCGGACCTGATCGCCTTGGGCGCGTTCGATGCCGCCCAGGAACTCGGACTGTCCATACCGGACGACCTGTCGATTGTCGGCTTCGACGACCTGCCGCAGGCGGCTCACAGCGTCCCACCGTTGACGACGGTGCGGCAGCCTTTGCGGGACATGGGCAGAGCCGGCGCCCGGGCGCTGCTGTCGCTCATCGCGAACCAGCCACTGCCGACCGACGACATTCGCCTGCCCACGAAACTCATCCTCCGCGACACGACGACAGCCCCGGTGGACATCCGCTAG
- a CDS encoding alpha-N-arabinofuranosidase, with product MEDNSFGTHEFMALCELLGAEPYVSVNVGSGSVREASEWAEYLTRGDDSPMAALRRVNGRDEPWRVRFWGLGNEPWGCGGGMRAEAYADLARVFGTYSRDHSGNRLYRIAAGGSSDNYHWTEVLMKALGRTAGSGAAPADRTPTFQAISFHHYTVPGSWEHKGSATEFDLEEYYWTMAQAAEVDQILAGHARIMDAYDPDKTVGLVLDEWGTWFDVEPGTHPGFLFQQNTLRDALVASLHFDAFHRHADRLVMANIAQTINVLQAMLLTDGEALVRTPSYHVFAMNSGHQDAESLAVRLPRPAPVRRVAHTDLSTFSATASRKDGHVLISLTNLDAEGGLDVELDLRGARVGAPTAAVLTADALNAHNTPQDPHAVRPEPLDEARIEGSLLRVQLPPHAFVTVKLPLV from the coding sequence GTGGAGGACAACAGCTTCGGCACCCACGAGTTCATGGCGCTGTGCGAACTGCTCGGCGCCGAGCCGTACGTCTCGGTCAACGTCGGCAGCGGCAGCGTCCGCGAGGCAAGCGAGTGGGCGGAGTACCTCACCCGCGGCGACGACAGCCCGATGGCGGCGCTGCGCCGCGTGAACGGCCGCGACGAGCCGTGGCGGGTGCGGTTCTGGGGTCTGGGCAACGAACCGTGGGGCTGCGGCGGCGGGATGCGCGCCGAGGCGTACGCCGACCTCGCCCGCGTCTTCGGCACCTACAGCCGCGACCACAGCGGCAACCGGCTCTACCGGATCGCCGCGGGTGGCTCCAGCGACAACTACCACTGGACCGAGGTGTTGATGAAGGCGCTGGGTCGCACCGCCGGATCCGGCGCCGCCCCCGCCGACCGCACACCCACCTTCCAGGCGATCTCCTTCCACCACTACACGGTCCCCGGCTCCTGGGAGCACAAGGGCAGCGCCACGGAGTTCGACCTCGAGGAGTACTACTGGACGATGGCCCAGGCGGCCGAGGTGGACCAGATCCTGGCCGGACACGCCCGGATCATGGACGCGTACGACCCGGACAAGACCGTCGGTCTCGTCCTGGACGAGTGGGGCACCTGGTTCGACGTCGAGCCGGGCACCCACCCCGGCTTTCTGTTCCAGCAGAACACGCTGCGGGACGCGCTGGTCGCCAGCCTGCACTTCGACGCCTTCCACCGGCACGCCGACCGCCTCGTCATGGCCAACATCGCGCAGACGATCAACGTCCTGCAGGCCATGCTGCTGACCGACGGCGAGGCGCTCGTCCGGACGCCCAGCTACCACGTCTTCGCCATGAACTCCGGCCATCAGGACGCCGAGTCACTGGCCGTACGGCTGCCACGGCCCGCGCCCGTGCGCCGTGTCGCGCACACCGACCTGTCGACCTTCTCCGCCACCGCCAGCCGCAAGGACGGGCACGTGCTGATCTCGCTGACCAACCTCGACGCCGAGGGCGGCCTGGACGTCGAGCTCGACCTGCGCGGCGCGCGCGTCGGCGCCCCGACCGCGGCCGTGCTCACCGCCGATGCGCTCAACGCGCACAACACCCCTCAAGATCCGCATGCGGTACGCCCCGAGCCGCTGGACGAAGCTCGGATCGAGGGCAGCCTGCTGCGGGTACAGCTTCCGCCGCACGCCTTCGTTACCGTCAAGCTCCCCCTTGTCTGA
- a CDS encoding carbohydrate ABC transporter permease, with amino-acid sequence MVVEKVRGAAPAGALPAGRDAPRPGRRWSRYSGRTFYLFVSPWVLGFLLLTVVPLGYAFAMSLTNFDGSSSLWRWVGLSNYRELLHDSAAWSSLARTLVYTAIVVPLSVAVALGLAVLLNRRLRAVGLFRTVFFLPSVVPVVATAIMWKLVFNRDAGLLNAILERLGLGTVTWLVDPTAFYALIILTLWGLGGGMVIMLAALQGVPVELEEAAVVDGASRWRVFWHVTVPMISPVIFFQVVTGVIMSFQVLVQPLLLAETNSIGAVTNVPPSTHLYMVQVYQEYFANQRFGYGSAMLWVFFVIILIITLLVQRSSRFWVYYEVDRDQKD; translated from the coding sequence GTGGTTGTCGAAAAGGTACGGGGGGCGGCGCCGGCCGGGGCGCTGCCCGCCGGCCGGGACGCACCGCGGCCAGGGCGGCGGTGGTCGCGCTACTCCGGCCGCACCTTCTACCTGTTCGTATCGCCCTGGGTGCTCGGCTTTCTGCTGCTCACGGTCGTGCCACTCGGGTACGCGTTCGCGATGAGCCTGACCAACTTCGACGGCAGCTCGTCGTTGTGGCGATGGGTCGGCCTGAGCAACTACCGGGAGCTGCTGCACGACTCGGCGGCGTGGTCGAGCCTGGCCCGCACGCTCGTCTACACCGCGATCGTGGTGCCGCTGAGCGTGGCGGTCGCGCTGGGCCTGGCGGTGCTGCTGAACAGGCGGCTGCGGGCCGTCGGGCTGTTCCGGACCGTCTTCTTCCTGCCGTCCGTGGTGCCGGTGGTAGCGACGGCGATCATGTGGAAGCTCGTCTTCAACCGTGACGCCGGGCTGCTCAACGCGATCCTGGAGCGGCTGGGGCTCGGCACGGTCACCTGGCTGGTGGACCCGACCGCCTTCTACGCGCTGATCATCCTGACGCTGTGGGGCCTGGGCGGCGGGATGGTGATCATGCTGGCCGCGCTGCAAGGTGTGCCGGTCGAGTTGGAGGAGGCGGCGGTCGTCGACGGGGCCAGCCGCTGGCGGGTGTTCTGGCACGTGACCGTGCCGATGATCTCGCCGGTGATCTTCTTCCAGGTGGTCACCGGGGTGATCATGTCGTTTCAGGTACTGGTGCAGCCGCTGCTGCTGGCGGAGACGAACAGCATTGGCGCGGTGACCAACGTGCCGCCCAGCACCCACCTGTACATGGTCCAGGTGTATCAGGAGTACTTCGCCAACCAGCGGTTCGGGTACGGCTCGGCGATGTTGTGGGTGTTCTTCGTGATCATTCTGATCATCACGCTGCTGGTGCAGCGCTCCAGCCGGTTCTGGGTGTACTACGAGGTGGATCGTGACCAGAAGGACTGA